GCTACTGCTTTGGGGTCCAGGAGCAGCGGAGCCTGGAGGCTGTGATGTCTGCCGCGGTGGGAGCTGACTTCCACTTCTCCTCGTATCCTTGCTCGCTAGCCTCCGCCACAGCCAAGAGCGGGAGGCCAGGGGCTCAGGAATGGCCATGGCTGCCCTTGCAGATGACTGATTTCATGTTGACCAGTGGGCTCCCTGGTAACTGGTCCCTTGGAAGGCTTCAGGGTTGTTTGTACCTGAGGACAAGGGAGGCTGTTGATCGGAAGGAGCAACAAATACAGAGGCCCAGATATGAGAGAGCACTGGTCACTTCGGAGAGATGCAAGGGATTCGGTTTGCCTGGTGTCTTGAGtgtgaaggggaaagggagatgcAGTGGTAAGGGGAGGTAGGCGATGGAGGAGTGTGGACTTCGGCCGTGGGTGGCCAGTGGGAACCAGCATACTATTGTTGAGCGGAGCGTGACGCAATCAGATGTACATTCTTGAAAAGCACCTCCAAGTGTGGAAAATGCATTTAAGGGATGTGATTGGGAGCAGGAGAGTCTTTACAGTCTCCAGGTGAGATGGGATGCAACATTAGTAGTGACAATAGCAAAAAGGGTGTGGACTGGAAAAATGTGAAGGAGACAGATAGCTAGAGCTCGTGACCAGGTGGTTATGGGATAGAAGGAGGTGAAGCAGAAGTTAgactcccaggtttctggttTAGTCAGTGGTAGGGGGTGGTTGTAGTCACTGaggcaagaaaaggaagaggagagggcaggTTTGTCACGTGGGTGGCAGGGATGGGAACTGGCAGCTGTGCTGTGTTTGAGGGGGCCATGGGATGTATTGGAACCTCAGTCTCCCTGGTTGTAGAATCTCAAGTTCTGACGCCGGAGTCCTCTAGTATAAGAGCCATGGTGGCCAACCTAGCCATAGTCAGACCCCAGACCCAGGCCTCAGGTCGGCCAGCCTCACACAGCTCCATGGGCAGTGTCGTggtcttttcctgtgtgactctgATTGATGTCCTTCCTGCCCCACTTTCCTGCTATTCCAGAGAGAGCTAGAAGGTACCCTATAGCCCAAGCAGAAAGTTGTTGTTTGCTTTGAGCTTCCTGAGTTCCCTCCTCTAGCTGAAGCAGAGGAGTCATTTGctgagcacctgccatgtgccagtTGCCATGCTGGCGCTTTATATTCGTTGTCTCATTTGACAGAGTTCCTCACAGCTCtgtattacagatgagaaaaacaagtGGGAAAATCAGGGTTTAACCccacagcctggctccagagcacgtgcCACAACACAGAGCTGGAGGGTTAgtgctctctgcttctctgcttctctgcagTGTGGGCAAGAGGCAAATAGAGGAGCATTTGGGTCTGGTTACTTGGAGGGACTTCTCAGACCCAATTGTTCCCTGTTGCCTGAAGCTCTAATTATGAGGAAGGGAGTGGGATGGGAGGAACCTCCAGACGCAGCTAGAGGGCACACATCACAGAGGTCAGATCCTACCCAGACCAGTTCTCCATCCTTGCCTATGCTATCAGCCTTGATGAGCCCTCCATCAGCACCCTGGGCCTGCAGGAGAAGTACCTGGCGCCCTCAGAGCAGTCAGTGGAGCAGGAGGCCATGCAGCTATAGCAACAAGCTGAGCTCTGGAGAACAAGACACACGACCCAGCGCTGGGGAGAGTGGCAGCTCCCAGTGAGCAGCGGACAGCTCAGTGGCCTGCAGATCCAAGGGCAGCCCTCCCAGCCAGAGCTGGGAGACTGGCGAGGGCATACTCAGCCTTGCAGAGGACTTCTGGCCAAAAGCCACACATGTAGCCAAGCAGAGCACCAGTCACAGCCTCATGAACTCTGGGCGCTGCCACCAGGGATTCAGCACTGGTCCCACTCGGGCTGTGACGGAATGTGCTACAATGCAAGAGTTTATCTTCTACTTTTTGTGGCTTCCAAACTTTCTTCGATCATCCAGGCCGAGTGAGTTGGGAATATCGGAATGTCCCCTTCCTCAGAAGAGTCCTATTTCTTCATACTACAGGGCAGTGTTTCCCCCAAAGCACGGGATCATACTAGAGGGTTGACTCTCAGTCCTCAGTTATGCTCTTTGGTTAATCCTTAGTTTTAACAGTGAACCTCAAACTTGAGGTCTCACAGACAACACTTCCTAGCAGATCTTGTAACgttttattttcattgtctttatgtcatggttttattgttttttgaggTTAAGTGTTAACTAGTTTTCCATTTATATTAGTGATTAAAAGTtgactttaaaatgaaattatttatacaAAATGAGTTGCTTAAAGGAAAATATCAGTATATAATCGTATCATGAGGGCTGTGGGGAAAGTCAAGCCGGCTTGAAGTTGGAAATACTGGTGTTTGCTTCCTTTGCTCTTCTTGCAACTGGTTGGATGCAATTCACATTTTCAACCAGTAGGTAGCATCCcaggcttattttttaattttaattttttttttttttccggctgtAGCCTGGAGGCAGAAGGGGACAGATGGCTGTCGTGCCAGTAGTCTTATTTGCAGACACTCAGTGCTGTTAATACACGGGAAGGGCTTAGCATTTCACAAAGAGCTTCCACACACACAGTCCTCATGTGGCTTTCACAGCAGCTCCTAGGGACATAGACAAGATGGGGAATAGTACTAAGCCCCACTTTACTGTGAGGAAACAGAAAGATGAGGAGTTTGAACTTCAGTCAGCCTGTCTCTCTCATAGCTCACTTTGCtgaatacttaatggtgaaaagtcAGGGCCCTCCTCCCACAGGGTTTATAACCAATCAGGAGAAAGAATTTAGACACCTGTAGGGTATTAACTGAATCATAAATCAGGGGGAAGATAGATGACTGGTGGTTCGGACAGTTGGAGAATTCAATTTAGGAAAACTGTTCTGAAGCAGCATTGAGATGGGGGTGACCGGGCTTTGCTTCTCACATTTGGTCACCAGAGCAGAAGGCAGAAGAGTTAGGGGCTGTGAGGAGGCCCCTCGGGCTGGAACAGTGTGAAAGCAGCCGACCCCCACTCCCACGCCTGGCGGGACAGGGGATGATAACTGGGTGCTCCTTCCCCCGACTCTCATCTAAGGAGTTCAAAGCACCTCATCCCTATTGACACTGTACACGGTGGGGAGTGTCAACAGTGCAagccagggaaactgaggccaggaggcACTGCCTGGGGCTGGCTGTGAGTCACCTATGGGGCCTGGAGCCCAGGAATAATGACACCCAGGCTGCTGGACAGATCCCTCATCAGTTAGGGCATGAGGGTGGGTGCTGTGTTTTTGAAAGTAATACCAGTAGCTGTGGTCATGGGTTTTGATGCTTACCCCATCCTGGAGGCCCCAGCTATCACCAAAGCACACCAGCTGGAAGGAAGCATCATTTAGAACTTTATGGCCTCATATGCAAGCACCCTGAGCATTTATTCTCTGCAGTCATCAAGTGAAGAAGgatggacaaattccaaactttATTTTCAGGCCTTGGTGTGACAACAAGGGTGTTTTCTCCTCTAGTAAATGGAGCTCTGTCCACTTCCCACTGATAGCAACGTGATTTTCTATCCCCCCTGTCATGATTGGGAGGGAATAGCACAGTGCAGAAAAGCAGAGGTGTCTGGGTTCCAGGTGAGGTCTGTTCAGCATGAAGTGTGTAGGGTAAGAGAAAGACCATCCTCGATTTGTCAGCATATGACGACTGTccttaggatttctttttttcctgatagaAAAGTGAAAAgcttggaaaatgaaaataagtcaCCCATGATCCCACCacagataaataatttttaaatatttataataaattttctattcaaatgtatattttgtgttttttatttcaagtcTTATTTTTCTATGCGTTCAGAGGGATAGCTATAGCATTTATATACATGGGATATATTGTTAATGCTTTGTAACCTGCTTTTTTCAGTTAACATTATTTCATGTAACTAAAACTCTAAGGACCTTTTTAATGTCTACATGATAATATTCTGGAGTATGGCTATAACATTGTTTATCCAGACTCCCATGCTTAGCCTTTAAATTGTTAGcaatttttttgctattgtaaatagtgctgtgattAACATCTTTGTCTGactctctgactttttttttttaacatctttattggagtataattgctttacaatggtgcgttagtttctgctttataacaaagtgaatcagttatacatatacatatgtttccatatctcctccctcttgcgtctccctcccaccctccctatcccacccctctaggtggtcacaaagcaccgagctcacctccctgtgctatgcggctgcttccccctagctatctattttacgtttggtcgtgtatatatgtccatgccactctgacTCTCTGACTTTTAACTTATGATAAAGTCCTAGAAATAAAATAGCTGATGTTTTCTAGGTTCTGGATTCATATTGCCAAAATGCCTCCCAGAAAAGTGCCACTTTACAACTCACAGGCACTGTCTGGAAGTGCTCTTCTCACCCCCGACCTCACTTGGCAATCGTGAACTTCCGGAGGGAGGAAACCATCCCTGAATGCTTTCCAAGGGACCTTCTTGGTCTTCTCTGCTAACCACTGACACTGGGCTATACTATGCATATCTTGGCTCTGAATTGGGGACTTCCAACAACTGGAAGATAGTGTTTGGAACCTATCAGTGACCACAGCTAATTGGAAAGGCTTCCAGCCCAGACAAAGAGGCTTAGGAGTGAGGGTGACACCCTAAAGCCCACAGAGCTGAAGCACAGACAGTCTGCCCTCAGCTGTTTCTGAAGTAGCAAAACGCTCACCCACAGCTGGCTGAGAATAGGAAGCCTGATCCCATTAGGGTCTGTGGGAAGACGAGGATCCCGTTAGGATCTGAGAGATTCTCTGTCCTTTCTCAAGGCTCCTGAGAGAGGCAGGGGAGTGACTTCCCAACACTACTAAGGCCCACCCCATTTTTGAAAGAAGCTGGGAGGCCCAACTACCTCAAAATCCTGGAGGGAAATTCTCTATCAAGCTGAGtagctcccctcctcccccttttcctctctcttgtcCCTGGTTGTTGAGCCCTTACCCAGCCTTGTCTGGGCTGCTCACCTCCTCTTCCTGTCCCCTTTGGAAGGAAGAGTCTCAGATTACACAGACCTCAGTGGCATCAGGCTTGCTGAGGGTAGGGGAGAGCCATATGCCTCATTTCCAACCCACTGTGTCCTCCATGTCCAGCCAGGGAGCCAACTTCCCATAGCCCCAGAAGCCCAGGTGTCAAAGTGGCTCTGAGCCTTAGTCTCTTCAGAAGCAAAACAAAGATGATAATATGTGTTGCTGTGAGGAATAAGGTATgaaactgcctggcacatagcagtcATGCCACGTGCTCTTATTACTGTATTCTGTTCTTTAGGAAGAAGCAGGAGGGGGGCACTTTTGGTCAGACGAGCAATCTTGTTGCAAGCATCTGAAATCAGGTTTTCCCAAAAAGGCACTGGACACTTggacattgtgtgtgtgtgggtgtgtaggAATATCGTGCCTTTCTGCCTTTCTGGAAGGAGACACAGTGGCCTGCCTGACCCCAATGCCTTGGCCTAGGGTGCCCGGTTAGTTCTGAGAAGGAAACTTAACCCCAATGCCTTGCTTTCCATCACCTATTTCTGTGGATCTACAGAGCCAATTTGGACTTTGCTCTCTGAAGTAACTGCATATAAGAGAGAAGAGTAGATACCTTCTTTAGAGAATTTTAGGTTGCAAACTTTCCCCACACAACTCAAATTCTTGGGAGAGGAAAATCTTTGTAAgccctgggcctctgtttcctagGGGATAACCTGGCAGTGCAGAAAGGATGGGACTGTGGTTACTTGACTCTTTGTGAGCCCGATTTCTATCTAGAAAGCTTTGCTTTATCCCAGAACTAGctatatttccattttccacAGTAGAGGACCTGGCACTAACCTGGTTTCCAGGCATTTGGAGGGACAGTTTTAAAACTAAGTTTTGAGCTCCTTCCTGCACACAAAAGCGTGCTGGAGACGCTGTGGGAAGAAGGAGGAATAATGGGACAAAGTTACCATTtttagggagctctctggggagataaaaaataaacccaGGACATAGTTGCAAACCTAGAGGTAGAATTAAGTAGGTATGAAATCATGActgaataaatgtatttatataagtGAAAGAATTTGGCGGACTAGATAGTGTACCCAAAGCTCTGTATGTGTTAAAGGGAAAGGGATGGTGGCTAGTCGTGTTTTGACCTGAAGATGGCTTTGAAATTTGGAAAAGTTTACAAGAAagtgcttggggcttccctggtggcgcagtggttgagagtccacctgccgatgcaggggacacgggttcgtgccctggtctgggaggatcccacatgccgtggagcagctgggcccgtgagccatggccgctgagcctgtgcgggaggggccgcaacggtgagaggcccgcgtaccagaaaaaaaaaaaaagaagaaagaaagtgctCAAGTGGAGAGGACAACTGGGAAGAGTGGCCACCACGAAATTTCCAGCAGAACTTGGCAATCTTACCAACTTTGCCCTCtgggactgattttttttaattgagatataattcacatatcataaaattcattaTAGAGTTTACAGTTCAGTGTTTTTtcatatattcacaaagttgtgcgactatcaccactatttaaatccagaacatttcatcaccccaagagaAATTCCATATACATTAGCAgttggactgaaaaaaaaatttttttttaattttatttaagtatagttgatttacaatgttgcgtaggactgaaaatttttaaatgtcaaatttaGGCCAGGAAAAGATGACAAGAAATGCTCACTGAGACCCCACCCTGGGTAACATTAAGAAAGCTTTAGATAGAAAAGTCTGGGACCCAGTTCAGAAGCTGGTGCCTAAGCCAGCTCACAGCTAGCTGTCTGATTTGGTGATATTCCAATCCATAGCATCTGCTTTTAAAATCTGTCAACACCAACATGCTACCTTAgggtagctcatttctttcccCATAGAGGGCAACCGTGACCGGTGTAGAGGAAGTAGGCAAAAGTCAAAtgctgagagaaaagaaagaatttcctTTCTCAGGACCTACCCATTAAGAGGAAGTCACCAGACCTGTCCGGTAAGAGAAACCAGGTCACTTCCAGAGCTGAGGGTAAGTCACTTGCCCTCTCCCAGAGTCTTTGACTGGTTTGGAACCTTAAAACCCAACACCGTTCTGGGAAAAGAGAGGTGAAAACGAGGGACCCAGAAAGCATCAGAGTGGTCCTGCCAGCTTCCCCTGTAGAATTAGTAGCTCTGATAAGAGCCCTTTGAGTCCCATGGGTGTGACCAAACTTGGACTCTGGGGAACCTGATGAGGCTGGACTGAGTTTCCCCAATAATGTCAGGTGGAGGAGTGACCACTTGATGTCAGGCCAGTATTCTCAGGAGGCCCAGTGATCATGTAGGTCATATTTGGCAGTAAAGCTGTGCCTCAGTACTGGGCCTGATTATCCTGCTTTTGGCACAGAAATGCTGGATAAATCCTAGACTATTGATGCTGGAAGGATTAATAATGCGCAGCATGTATTGAATATGTACTGTGGGCTACTTTACATGCATGTATTTGCTCAAACTTCACAGCAACTTTAAAAGGAAGGTACTATTTTTTAATCCCCAGTTCACAAATGAGGACAGAAGGTAAGCATGGTGAAAAGCCTTGGCCAAGGCAGGCTGGGAGTCAAACCCAGGCAGTTTTAACTTCACATTTGTTCGTTATAAAGCCTTTAGTCCAAGCCCCTTATgatacagaaggggaaactgaggcccagggaggtatAATGGCTTTTCCAAGCCAGTCAGGGACACTTCCAAGCCTCCTGGTTACCAGTTCAGTGCTGCCTGGGCTCCGGAGTGTGATGGGGACACCTTGGGGGCCTTTTCCTAGCCGACCCTGCCTGCCCGGCCAGGCTCAGGCACCGCCGGTAGATCAAATGACTCAGAGGGCAGGGACTACTTTGCCGCACGACCCCGCCCTGTCCCGCTGCTCTGAGGATGCCGAGCTCTCGGGTAGGGCGGGTGGCAACTCGTCCGAGCGAAACCGGGAGAGCGCCGCCTCTGGCacctggcggggggcgggggccccTCAGTGGCGCAGCCCGTCTCGGCGCCTGCGGGGCCGGATGGGCGGAGGGAAGACGCAGTGCGCGCAGTCCGCCGCTCATTCTCCTATTGGTCAGTCGGGCCCCTGGGGCGGTACCCTGAGTGTCTCCCTCCCGTGATTGGATGACATCGGCCTCGGGCCCGCCTCCAGCCTCGGGCTGTGAAGGCCTGGCCGCGCTGGGAGGCCGCATACGTAGGCGTGTTGCAGCTGGGagccggggttggggggggcgggCCGGGGGAGGCGTGGAGGCGTAGGGCTCCGCCGACCAAGGCAGGACGCGCTCCTCGCGGCCCTTCCCACTCAACTTGAGTCTCCTCGTCGTCATCCCGTTTCATTTTTGTCCCATCTCCGAAAGCTGGAGGGCCGTCTTCTCAGACCTGGGCCAGACTTTTAAAAAGGCGGCGTCATACCCCTGCCCCAGGCCGTACTCCCCTCCGCTCAGATATAATGACTCTTTCCCGCTTTCACATCTCAGGCGCCCAGAGCCGCTCACTGCAGCGTACCCCTCCGGCGCTGTCCTCGGACCTCACACCTGAGACTGCACTGGTTTCCTGTCCCCTCAGACCTGAGCTCTTAAGCCTCCCGCCCCGCGGCCCCTGCAGAGAAGCCTCCAAGCCGTCTTTGCACTCACCTGACCCTCTCGGGAGGACCAGTTTCGGGGGACCAGACCAGACCCTGATGGAGAGAGCTGGAcccccagcctctctcctggAGTCACTGGCTCCAGAGTCTTGTCTGCGGGTCACTGAGCCATCCCCATGGGAGGGTCTCTGTAACTCATACACCAAACCCTGTCTCGTCCCTCTGCAATAACTGGAAAAGACAGGAGAAGTGTCACAGGGGAACTTTATTGAGAGGAAAGAAACATGGTCACACCCAGCAGACATGCTTTCGCTCGCTTCCTTGGTCTTGCTCGCTGCAtgcacacactctctctctctctctctcatctccagcCTCTGCCACACAATTGAGTTCTCAGCCACAAAGGTGGGATACTCCTCAATTCCTAAGATCCAGAGGCAGCAGGGGcaggggggggggtggggaggaagtggCCAGGTTCAGGGGTGGGGTCGGGGGGCGGCGGAGGTGCAGAGAGCAGGGCTGGGTGGAATGACCAGTGGCCAGGAGCACCTGAAAGCTGCAGGAAGCATGGAATCCTCTGGCTCCAGGCGGCCTCAGCTCTGCTGGTTCCTCTCTGTGGAGCCTTTCTGAGCTGGGGCAGAGCATTTGGGGAGAAGGGTTGGGCCTCCCACCCCGTACAAGTCCTCTCTGCCAGGTGTGGGGGACGagcgggcagggcagggagggcagcgGGCACGGCTCAGCTCTGGGGCTCCTCGGGAGCCTCGCACCCCTCTTCCCCGGCGTTGTCGGCCGTCCACAGCGTCAGGTTGTCCCGCAGCAGCTGCATGATGAGGGTGCTGTCTTTGTAGGAGTCCTCGCTGAGGGTGTGCAGGTCAGCCATGGCTTCGTCGAAGGTGGTCTTGGCCAGAGAGATGGCCGCCTCGGGGCTGTTGGCGATCTCATAGTGGAAGACGGAAAAGTTCAGGGCCAGGCCCAAGCGGATGGGGTTGGTGGGCGGCATCTCCTTCTTGCTGATGTCCATGGCATCCTGGTAGGCTGACCGGGCTGAGTCAATGATGCGCTTCTTGTCATCACCGGTGGCCACCTCAGCCAGGTACCGGTAGTAGTCGCCCTTCATTTTCAGGTAGAAGACCCGACTTTCGGCGTCACCGGCCTCCTTGATGAGATGGCTGTCCAGCAAGCCCAACACCGTGTTGCATACGCCCCGGAGCTCTGTCTCCACCTTCTCCCGGTACTCTCGCACCTCCGGGCCCTTCTCTTCTGAGCCCTCCTCGTTGCCCTTCTGCTCGATACTGGTCAGGACTCTCCACGCGGCCCGCTGGCCACCCACCACATTCTTGTAGGCCACTGAGAGCAGGTTGCGCTCTTCGCAGGTTAGCTCCTCACCCTTTTCCACGGCGCTCTTCATGAAGGCTGCCATGTCCTCATAGCGTTCAGCCTGCTCGGCCAACTTGGACTTCTGGATCAGGCTGGCTCTCTCCATGGCTCTGGGGACAGACAGGCGGCAGGTTAACTGGCTGCCTCGGAACAGATGCCGGGTTCTGTGCCTCTTCTGCTCTCGGCCTGCCTTTTGGCTGGAAGGCCAGGCCCacagcagggtggggaggggcagagggcggGACTGGGGCCCCAGACctgcctcctctcctcttccccaccaCACCCTTTCCGGCTCTTCCTTAAAGGTGAAAGGGCTGGGATGTGGGGTGAGTCATTGGGACAGTCAGCAGGAGAAATCTGGGCGTTGGCCACACCTGCATCGACACCTCTCCAGCCTCCAGGCTGCCCCCTCTTGTTCAGGGTTTCCATTACATTGCCACATGAGGTAGCTGCCCCAGTTTCTCAAATCAGATCCTCCTTAACCGTGTCCTTCCAGGGGCTGAGGATGGCTTCAGCTACCTGACCGCTGTGGGCCTAGGCGGAGCCCATGAAGCCAGGTGCAGGAGGATGGGGTTCCTGATCCTGCCAGGTACATTTCCCCCATTGGTTCAGGTGAGAGAACTCATTGTTTAGGTAGGGCTGTAGTTTCCCAAGCACCTTCATACCCGTGATCTATAGTATCTGCTGTGTCTCTGCAAAATGGGCAGGACTGTGACTACTACTCCCACTGCAGAGATGGGAatactaaggctcagagagggatgagatttgctcagggtcacacagctttgGCTTCTCTCCCATCAAGGCTTCTGACTTGTGAGCTCCAGGCTGTATTTAGAAGTAAGATGCAGGCTTCTTCCAGAGTCTACCTGAAATGGTTCCATCCCCCACTCCTCACTCCCCCTCAGGGTCCTGTCCCCTCTGAGCTCCCAAAATGCACAAGCAGCAGCGTTCAGGGTGCCACTTAATGAGGTGTTTAACGATCGGCTTCTGACGCTCCAGCCCAGCCTTTGTAATCAGTCACCCAGTAGGTTTTTGGATACATTCCCCATCACAGCACAATTTTCCCTTTCAAGTTGGTGGCCTGTTGCCACTTGTCTGAGCACTTACCCTCTGGCTCTCCACACCAGGTCACCTCGCCCCTCCAAGCCACCTGCCATCATGCATCAGTGGGGCTCACAGAGGGTGGGGACCCAGCTCACTGACTATCCCACTTTCGTGCCTGACTCAGCCCACCTTCTGTCAGAGGCTGGGAAGCAGGCCACCTGGGTACTCTGCCCAGTTTGCTTACCCAGGGTGGGGTGCTAGTAACTGGGGAGAGAGACAGGACCGAAAAAAAGGAGGTGGCTGTCACAcaggccatttttttttaaagggcttta
This sequence is a window from Globicephala melas chromosome 1, mGloMel1.2, whole genome shotgun sequence. Protein-coding genes within it:
- the SFN gene encoding 14-3-3 protein sigma, translated to MERASLIQKSKLAEQAERYEDMAAFMKSAVEKGEELTCEERNLLSVAYKNVVGGQRAAWRVLTSIEQKGNEEGSEEKGPEVREYREKVETELRGVCNTVLGLLDSHLIKEAGDAESRVFYLKMKGDYYRYLAEVATGDDKKRIIDSARSAYQDAMDISKKEMPPTNPIRLGLALNFSVFHYEIANSPEAAISLAKTTFDEAMADLHTLSEDSYKDSTLIMQLLRDNLTLWTADNAGEEGCEAPEEPQS